One stretch of Leptospira mtsangambouensis DNA includes these proteins:
- a CDS encoding bile acid:sodium symporter, whose product MLTRVEEILFASMIFFLMVAMGTTLTLENFKKAVQSKKPLMIGMLSQFGFMPLIAFGLSNIFGLSPMFSIGLILVGCTPGGTTSNLLTYYAKGDVALSISMTITSTVLAAIMMPFLFWLYCSGFNAEQIQIPYKSIIGSIIILIIPVLLGIKIRSSNQRLALKIEKIGSFLGILMILFLLVVMIPKNFELLNKTTWEMYISAILITVLGYFFGYVFSKFLNLTERQSTTVSLETGIQNGPLTIAVILLSFPENQINEILWMPLLYALFVPVTSSLATYYFYLKSKKNQKELVS is encoded by the coding sequence ATGTTAACGCGAGTAGAAGAAATTTTATTTGCTTCAATGATTTTTTTTCTAATGGTTGCGATGGGCACAACCTTAACCTTAGAAAATTTTAAAAAAGCAGTTCAATCTAAAAAGCCATTGATGATTGGAATGTTATCTCAATTCGGTTTTATGCCTCTCATCGCCTTTGGTTTGTCCAACATCTTTGGATTGTCACCTATGTTTTCTATCGGACTGATTTTGGTTGGATGTACACCTGGTGGAACCACTTCAAATTTATTAACTTATTATGCAAAAGGTGACGTTGCCTTAAGTATTAGTATGACGATTACTTCAACGGTTCTTGCAGCAATCATGATGCCATTTTTGTTTTGGTTGTATTGTTCAGGATTTAACGCAGAACAAATTCAGATTCCTTACAAAAGTATAATTGGTTCTATTATTATTTTAATCATTCCAGTTTTGCTTGGTATTAAAATAAGATCATCTAATCAAAGATTGGCGTTAAAAATTGAAAAGATCGGAAGTTTTTTAGGAATTCTGATGATCCTATTTTTACTAGTCGTTATGATTCCAAAAAACTTTGAATTACTAAATAAAACAACTTGGGAAATGTACATCTCCGCTATTCTTATTACGGTTTTAGGTTATTTCTTTGGTTATGTATTTAGTAAATTTCTCAATTTAACGGAACGCCAAAGTACAACAGTATCACTTGAAACAGGAATTCAAAATGGACCACTAACGATAGCTGTCATCTTACTTAGTTTTCCTGAAAACCAGATTAATGAAATTCTTTGGATGCCACTTTTATATGCTCTATTTGTTCCCGTAACTTCATCACTTGCTACATATTATTTTTACTTAAAATCAAAAAAAAATCAGAAGGAACTAGTTTCATGA
- a CDS encoding acyl-CoA dehydrogenase family protein yields MNFYFSEEQNRLREAVATYAKIAGADPQRDIEERDSEFSWDVLNALGEKGWTGVIVPEEYGGLGKGAVEYTIIMEETAKELIYGPQNLIQAQQGLLAVGTEEQKRKWLPELAKGKIMAAQAISEPDAGSSFQNIQTTAVKDGNEWVLNGLKVHINLGKEAQLMMVLAKTDKGLTEFLVDKDSKGIRYEKQDPIGLRSAPMYDVHFEDCRIPADTVLGREGRGIETFMAIFKLSRLGVASQLIGIARGCLEHAVSFTKSRKVGENRVSDFQGIQWIIAKLTAELEAAKLARNQAAWLHDQKVNHNLETSIAKYLAGVIADETVNKAFTLTGSHACYRNRPYDRYVREVKSLLAGGGSSEVMLNNVAREILRPSYHY; encoded by the coding sequence ATGAATTTCTATTTTTCGGAAGAACAAAACCGATTGCGAGAAGCAGTGGCAACTTATGCGAAAATTGCAGGAGCAGATCCACAAAGAGACATCGAAGAAAGAGACAGTGAATTTTCTTGGGATGTCTTGAATGCGTTAGGTGAGAAAGGCTGGACTGGCGTGATTGTTCCAGAAGAATACGGCGGTTTGGGTAAAGGTGCTGTTGAATACACAATCATTATGGAAGAAACAGCAAAAGAGCTTATTTACGGTCCTCAAAATTTAATCCAAGCACAACAAGGATTGTTAGCGGTTGGAACGGAAGAACAAAAACGAAAATGGTTACCAGAATTAGCAAAAGGAAAAATTATGGCGGCTCAAGCTATCTCTGAACCAGATGCAGGTTCTTCCTTTCAAAACATTCAAACGACAGCAGTCAAAGATGGCAATGAATGGGTGTTAAATGGTCTTAAAGTTCATATCAATTTGGGGAAGGAAGCTCAATTGATGATGGTTTTGGCAAAAACTGATAAGGGTTTAACGGAATTCTTAGTCGATAAAGATTCAAAAGGAATTCGTTATGAAAAACAAGACCCTATTGGTTTACGTTCAGCTCCTATGTATGATGTACATTTTGAAGATTGTCGTATCCCTGCCGATACTGTTTTGGGGAGAGAAGGCAGAGGAATTGAAACCTTTATGGCAATTTTTAAACTAAGCCGTTTGGGTGTAGCTTCACAGTTAATTGGAATTGCTCGAGGTTGTTTAGAACATGCGGTATCCTTTACAAAGTCTAGAAAGGTTGGTGAAAATAGAGTTTCTGATTTTCAAGGAATCCAATGGATCATTGCTAAATTGACAGCTGAGTTAGAAGCAGCCAAACTTGCAAGAAACCAAGCAGCATGGTTACATGATCAAAAAGTGAATCATAATTTGGAAACTTCAATTGCTAAATACTTAGCAGGAGTGATTGCTGATGAAACAGTTAACAAGGCATTTACATTAACTGGTTCACATGCATGTTATCGCAACCGTCCTTATGATCGTTATGTGAGAGAAGTGAAATCACTTTTAGCCGGTGGTGGAAGTTCGGAAGTGATGTTAAATAATGTTGCGAGAGAAATTTTAAGACCTTCCTACCACTATTAA
- a CDS encoding NAD-dependent epimerase/dehydratase family protein, with protein sequence MKFSGITLITGANGFIGFALLKELSKDSSLKIRVTDLHNDRINSLSNKNIEYIRSDIRNEEDLKTLFTGVDRVFHVAGICNLSTPYETLKPINVNAVDKITDFALENKVKAYIHFSSSSVYGTYRGTPFKETDFCNPMDAYAKSKYDGEQIVLIKIAKGLKAVILRPCTVYGPGCNDGAGKVFSRPGNIAGIPGNGNQKLANVRVEDVSSSAIFLSEKENVFGEIFNIADDSQPSLGEALDLASIAFGSKINKINIPLGILKVLAKLEAPFAKLRGKIPDLEFEAIKYLYKDYCMDNQKLKSVGYTFQYPDFKNSILKM encoded by the coding sequence ATGAAATTTTCAGGAATAACATTAATCACGGGTGCAAACGGCTTTATTGGTTTTGCACTTTTAAAGGAACTCTCGAAAGATTCATCTTTGAAAATTCGAGTTACGGATCTTCACAATGATAGAATCAATTCGTTAAGTAACAAAAATATAGAATATATTCGGTCTGATATTCGTAATGAAGAAGATTTAAAAACTTTATTTACAGGTGTGGATCGAGTATTTCATGTGGCGGGAATTTGTAATCTTAGCACTCCATATGAAACTTTGAAACCTATCAATGTCAACGCTGTAGATAAAATCACTGATTTTGCTTTAGAAAATAAAGTAAAAGCTTACATTCACTTTAGTTCCTCTAGTGTGTACGGAACTTATCGTGGAACTCCTTTTAAAGAAACCGATTTCTGTAATCCTATGGATGCTTATGCGAAGAGTAAATATGATGGGGAACAAATTGTATTAATCAAAATTGCAAAAGGATTGAAGGCAGTGATTTTAAGGCCATGCACTGTTTATGGTCCAGGTTGTAATGATGGTGCAGGAAAAGTGTTTTCTCGACCAGGAAATATTGCCGGGATACCAGGGAATGGGAACCAGAAATTAGCAAACGTTAGGGTTGAAGATGTTTCTTCATCCGCTATTTTTTTATCGGAAAAGGAAAATGTTTTTGGTGAAATTTTTAACATTGCTGATGATAGCCAGCCAAGTTTAGGAGAAGCATTGGATCTCGCTTCAATTGCATTTGGTTCGAAGATTAATAAAATCAATATTCCTCTGGGTATTCTAAAGGTGTTAGCCAAACTTGAGGCACCATTTGCAAAGTTAAGGGGAAAGATACCTGACTTAGAATTTGAAGCAATTAAATACTTATATAAAGATTATTGTATGGATAATCAAAAATTAAAATCAGTTGGTTATACCTTTCAATACCCTGATTTCAAAAATTCTATTTTAAAAATGTAA
- a CDS encoding SDR family NAD(P)-dependent oxidoreductase, whose translation MSKVIVISGIAQGMGREVSLMLAAKGYTICGFDVEKKYLDSLSSELTKLNANFHLETLSITESEKILKFKDSVIKKFGTVDTVVSNVGIGFFGPFEEVDLNKALQCFDINVIGCARLLQAFIPSMRKANQGKLIVMSSLVGQVPFPFESIYSATKFAIEGMVSSLRYEVSPFGIQVAMIQPAQVSTNFAAKAQKLPEKDSPYFERCVRFIDRDNDLIRSATNPKQAAERIVKVIVSNRPKLFNQVDFMSTFFLGLNRFLPQKLKDKILLDHMNINV comes from the coding sequence ATGAGTAAGGTAATTGTAATCAGTGGAATTGCACAAGGGATGGGCAGAGAAGTTTCTCTTATGTTGGCTGCAAAAGGATATACTATTTGCGGTTTTGATGTTGAAAAAAAATATTTAGATAGTTTGTCATCCGAATTAACAAAGTTAAACGCTAATTTTCATTTAGAAACACTCAGTATTACTGAATCAGAAAAAATCCTGAAGTTTAAAGATAGTGTAATAAAAAAGTTTGGAACAGTCGATACAGTCGTTTCCAATGTTGGAATTGGCTTTTTTGGTCCATTTGAAGAGGTAGATTTAAACAAAGCACTACAATGTTTTGATATCAACGTTATTGGTTGCGCAAGATTACTCCAAGCATTTATCCCTTCGATGAGAAAGGCAAATCAAGGAAAACTGATCGTTATGTCTTCGCTTGTAGGGCAAGTCCCATTTCCGTTTGAGTCCATTTACTCTGCTACTAAGTTTGCGATTGAAGGAATGGTGTCTTCTTTACGTTATGAAGTAAGTCCTTTTGGAATCCAAGTTGCAATGATCCAACCGGCTCAAGTTTCGACGAATTTTGCGGCAAAGGCTCAAAAGTTACCAGAAAAAGATTCTCCATATTTCGAACGATGTGTGCGGTTTATTGATAGAGATAATGATTTAATTCGTTCAGCAACAAATCCAAAACAAGCGGCAGAAAGAATTGTAAAAGTAATTGTGTCTAACCGACCAAAACTATTCAATCAAGTTGATTTTATGAGTACTTTCTTTTTGGGACTCAATCGCTTTTTGCCTCAAAAGTTAAAAGATAAAATCTTATTAGATCATATGAACATAAACGTTTAG
- a CDS encoding AMP-dependent synthetase/ligase, which produces MKVPNLEKRTLYYLSQEGRRLYGSLPVQSFKDHKKEYQDINYNEFVSNVENIAKGLLYLNAKAGDRVGIIADVGHQWLQVSMAITNIGCVDVPRGTDATLDDIGYILKHAECKIVFIETEKALQKFLPELKKLKIETIILFGDTKCDKTDLAIPVLNFSDLKKYGVTINDENFHQRGKEIQEEDLATIIYTSGTTGKPKGVMLTHGSILFEINSLVAEFRKTGVQVGEGDVTLGFLPPWHSGERIFETICFYSGIKIAFTSVPELGKDLAKAKPTILFTVPRVWESFYDKIKDTIHKSIFFKKYFLKTLLWNSVNYSICYDKAFDRIPRLNSPKTTFQILSQIFHLIKLVVYFPLLPISKLVLSKILSVLGGKLRYAFAGAGALQAEVDRFMYAIGMPILEVYGMTENSGVSTIRHYNDFSVGNVGKPIHGVTIKLIDDLGNVITKPGIKGVAHHHGFHNMKGYYLEEEKTKAVLTTDRWLNSGDLLVYTAQGTLKFAGRAKDTIVLSGGENVEPEPIEICLKQSEFIDQAVVVGQDKKSLSVLILLNLDKVQSYLHLHSISLDLNNCIFNEEDDLLKLIKEEVKRFVSDKNGFKSFERITNFFILQNPFVIHDELTQTQKVKRNRVQEKYHNEIESMYRK; this is translated from the coding sequence ATGAAAGTTCCCAATCTAGAAAAAAGAACTTTGTATTACTTGTCACAGGAAGGGAGACGTCTTTATGGTTCTCTGCCTGTTCAAAGTTTTAAAGATCATAAAAAAGAATATCAAGATATCAATTATAATGAATTCGTTTCTAATGTTGAAAATATAGCAAAGGGATTGTTATATCTAAATGCAAAGGCGGGAGATAGAGTAGGGATCATAGCGGATGTAGGCCATCAATGGTTACAAGTGAGTATGGCAATTACTAATATTGGCTGTGTTGATGTTCCTCGTGGGACGGATGCAACACTTGATGATATAGGTTATATTTTAAAACATGCAGAATGTAAAATTGTTTTCATTGAAACGGAAAAAGCTCTGCAAAAGTTTCTTCCTGAATTAAAAAAGTTAAAAATAGAAACCATCATTTTATTTGGAGATACAAAATGTGATAAAACTGATTTAGCCATTCCAGTATTAAACTTCTCAGATTTAAAAAAATACGGTGTCACGATAAACGATGAAAATTTTCATCAGAGAGGAAAAGAAATTCAGGAAGAAGATTTAGCCACTATCATTTATACATCAGGGACAACAGGAAAACCAAAAGGTGTAATGTTGACTCATGGAAGTATTCTTTTTGAAATTAATTCTTTAGTTGCTGAGTTTCGGAAAACTGGAGTACAAGTTGGCGAAGGTGATGTCACATTAGGATTTTTACCTCCATGGCATAGTGGAGAAAGAATCTTTGAAACTATTTGTTTTTATTCAGGAATTAAGATTGCATTTACAAGTGTTCCTGAACTTGGAAAAGATCTAGCAAAAGCAAAGCCAACGATTTTGTTTACTGTTCCACGCGTTTGGGAAAGTTTTTACGATAAAATAAAAGATACGATTCACAAAAGTATTTTTTTCAAAAAATATTTTTTAAAGACACTCTTATGGAATTCAGTAAATTATTCCATTTGTTATGATAAGGCTTTCGATCGAATCCCCCGATTGAATTCACCAAAAACAACCTTCCAAATTTTATCACAAATTTTTCATCTAATCAAACTAGTTGTTTATTTTCCTTTGTTACCAATTTCGAAATTAGTGCTTTCAAAAATTTTATCTGTATTAGGTGGAAAGTTACGGTATGCTTTTGCCGGCGCAGGAGCTTTGCAAGCGGAAGTGGATCGATTTATGTATGCGATTGGCATGCCTATATTAGAAGTTTATGGTATGACCGAGAATTCTGGAGTTTCAACAATAAGACACTATAATGATTTTTCTGTAGGGAACGTTGGGAAACCAATTCATGGGGTAACTATCAAATTGATTGATGATTTAGGAAACGTAATAACGAAACCAGGAATCAAAGGTGTAGCTCATCATCATGGATTTCATAATATGAAAGGATATTATTTAGAAGAAGAAAAAACTAAGGCTGTGTTAACAACTGATCGTTGGTTAAATTCCGGTGATCTACTTGTTTATACCGCACAAGGAACCCTGAAATTTGCTGGCAGAGCAAAGGATACAATTGTTCTTTCTGGTGGAGAGAACGTGGAACCGGAACCAATTGAAATTTGTTTAAAACAAAGTGAATTTATCGACCAAGCAGTTGTTGTAGGACAAGATAAAAAATCATTATCAGTTCTGATCCTTTTAAATTTAGATAAAGTTCAATCTTACCTTCATTTACATTCAATATCTTTGGATTTGAACAATTGTATTTTTAATGAAGAAGATGATTTATTAAAATTAATAAAAGAGGAAGTGAAACGATTTGTTTCAGATAAAAATGGGTTCAAATCTTTTGAAAGGATCACAAATTTTTTTATCTTACAAAATCCATTTGTAATTCATGATGAATTGACTCAAACGCAGAAAGTGAAGCGGAATCGAGTGCAAGAAAAATATCATAATGAAATTGAATCGATGTATCGCAAATAG
- a CDS encoding enoyl-CoA hydratase/isomerase family protein: MYKSWNVEIEDRIASVRLQTNDMNVMDMDSLFELKSLSKELENNNKVWVIILEGAGKHFSSGVNIEILNKAAEINAEEFKRHMREMQSCFTAFENIPKPTIAKIQGFCMGGGFMLAQCCDFRIASEKSVFSVPLVKLGLTVLMGTNRITRNAGIAATNEIVMLGDKFNPEKALQHNLLTKVVIPENLDDAVAQFANKFKSLPPQTISITKQIIKQGDKIPLDQSLELEIELQSKLLGSTDLKEALDSFTNRRKPVFTGN; this comes from the coding sequence ATGTATAAATCTTGGAATGTAGAAATTGAGGATAGGATCGCATCGGTCAGATTACAAACCAATGATATGAATGTGATGGATATGGATTCTCTTTTTGAACTCAAAAGTCTGAGTAAAGAATTAGAGAATAACAATAAAGTTTGGGTCATCATTTTAGAAGGAGCTGGTAAACACTTTTCATCTGGAGTGAATATTGAAATTTTAAACAAAGCAGCAGAAATCAATGCAGAAGAATTTAAAAGACATATGCGCGAAATGCAAAGTTGTTTTACCGCATTTGAAAACATTCCCAAACCTACGATAGCCAAAATACAAGGTTTTTGTATGGGAGGCGGTTTTATGTTAGCACAATGTTGTGATTTTAGAATCGCCAGTGAAAAATCTGTATTCTCTGTTCCTCTTGTGAAATTGGGTTTAACTGTTCTTATGGGAACAAATCGTATAACACGAAATGCAGGCATTGCTGCTACAAATGAAATAGTAATGTTAGGTGATAAGTTTAATCCTGAAAAAGCACTCCAACATAATTTGTTAACTAAGGTAGTAATCCCAGAAAATTTGGATGATGCTGTAGCTCAGTTTGCAAATAAATTTAAATCATTACCTCCGCAAACCATTTCAATCACCAAACAAATAATCAAACAGGGTGACAAAATTCCTTTGGATCAAAGTTTAGAACTTGAGATTGAGTTACAATCAAAACTATTGGGTTCAACGGATTTAAAAGAAGCATTAGATAGTTTCACCAACCGTCGAAAACCAGTGTTTACTGGAAACTAA
- a CDS encoding methyl-accepting chemotaxis protein, which produces MSIEALWQNGKVTVNRIRIVLFFLFFAALLGTKESMPPAMFLLHLTGTIIMGIYALVCFLWLRYGTPPEWFHKLLIIFDIGIHLINTSIDCSMGPIEAKSALNNTAVLLVVYFYLIYSGFLGNPGFVLFNGCLAGVGVFLSYYISVTYGGLFPTEDPTLYIQTGYVGTSAEIMKGIFIIVSGVLLSRLIALLIRISDKGIEKANESEELFKRSIQQKKLLQDAAKNLESSIQNCGNYISQTAERLESQAASLEQVTAINTELFSSFESNAKIIDDQNIKITDLFSGSNDLNQLVATISNINQELILLAAENKKDTTEIANVSKRTSEYLSSIKSSFDKVDEINQIVAEIGEKTNLLALNASIEAARAGDVGRGFAVVASEVSKLADFTATNAKIISEVVGNSRKFILSGTEVSAQTGNLTTNQIQKLEKTMERVGYMFELFEKQKTIICDTLSRLNEINDLSSQISFSTKEQISGQTEVNRGILALEDEVNQISNASRNLEQYVEQIRFQSQELLTLSES; this is translated from the coding sequence ATGAGTATAGAAGCTCTTTGGCAGAATGGAAAAGTAACAGTCAATCGTATACGAATTGTATTGTTTTTTCTTTTTTTTGCCGCTTTGCTCGGAACAAAAGAGAGTATGCCTCCCGCTATGTTCTTGCTCCATCTGACTGGAACAATCATAATGGGAATTTATGCTTTAGTTTGTTTTTTATGGCTTCGTTATGGTACACCACCAGAGTGGTTTCATAAACTCTTAATCATTTTCGATATAGGAATACATTTAATCAACACATCCATCGATTGTAGTATGGGACCTATCGAAGCAAAATCAGCATTAAACAACACGGCGGTCTTACTCGTTGTTTATTTTTATTTGATATATTCTGGTTTTTTAGGTAATCCAGGTTTTGTCTTATTTAATGGATGTTTGGCTGGAGTCGGAGTATTTTTATCATATTATATTTCTGTGACTTACGGAGGTTTGTTTCCAACTGAAGATCCAACATTATATATACAAACTGGGTACGTAGGTACTTCTGCCGAAATAATGAAAGGAATATTTATTATTGTGAGCGGAGTTTTACTTTCAAGGTTGATTGCTCTTTTGATTCGGATTAGTGATAAAGGAATTGAAAAAGCAAATGAATCGGAAGAATTATTCAAAAGGTCTATTCAACAAAAAAAGCTATTGCAAGATGCTGCGAAAAATTTGGAATCCTCTATTCAAAACTGCGGTAACTATATTTCGCAAACTGCAGAAAGATTGGAATCTCAAGCAGCTTCTTTAGAACAAGTGACAGCGATCAATACAGAACTTTTTTCTTCCTTTGAATCCAATGCGAAAATCATCGATGATCAAAACATAAAAATAACAGATTTATTTTCAGGATCCAATGATTTAAATCAATTGGTCGCAACCATTAGCAATATCAATCAAGAACTGATTTTGCTCGCCGCTGAAAACAAAAAAGATACAACGGAAATTGCAAACGTTTCAAAACGTACAAGTGAATACTTAAGTTCAATAAAGTCTTCCTTCGATAAAGTGGATGAAATCAATCAAATTGTTGCAGAGATAGGTGAAAAAACCAATTTACTAGCTCTCAATGCATCGATTGAAGCGGCTCGTGCTGGAGATGTGGGGAGAGGATTTGCAGTGGTCGCAAGCGAAGTCAGTAAACTTGCGGACTTCACTGCAACAAATGCAAAAATCATTTCTGAGGTTGTTGGAAATTCTAGAAAATTTATTTTGTCCGGCACCGAAGTTTCAGCCCAAACAGGGAATTTAACTACAAATCAAATTCAAAAGTTAGAAAAAACAATGGAACGTGTCGGTTACATGTTTGAGTTGTTTGAAAAACAAAAAACAATCATTTGTGATACTTTAAGTCGTTTGAATGAAATCAACGATTTGTCCTCTCAAATCTCTTTCAGCACAAAAGAACAAATTTCAGGACAAACTGAGGTGAACCGAGGAATTCTTGCCTTGGAAGATGAGGTAAATCAAATTTCAAATGCTTCCAGAAATTTGGAGCAGTATGTGGAACAAATTAGATTTCAATCGCAAGAGTTATTGACTTTGAGTGAATCCTAA
- a CDS encoding DUF2804 domain-containing protein yields the protein MFQLKPQLISILGIIFLSFCIFNCSNAKLEPGQIVDQHGKTIILIPEPGPEATIQKEIKSPISLLLADGKLNVSGWSRYPNFQIEESRIKVDPKRYKRWEHYTFYNEKFGGAVTVTDIGNLAMGSIELLDFSTGKIIFSKTELVRPGEIFFPTNTTDPIEFKKGDQFIRITKQKGKRLIEYSIVGDSKSEVILGNLELEEKAPEALAVITPFSESTFFYEYKMPSFLCKGSIQYNKTTYEFDNKSYAVLDWGRGTWPEKNKWLWAAGAGLVHGELLSLNLGYGFGTPTDATENGIVYKGKVHKLDKVTWKYDVTDYKKPWKFISNEGRLELEFTPLYLLHSDIDLMGMVGFLKQLYQNFTFSEILDLLKTEAYLNKAFGHYNGYVVLDNGTKLEVKDLAGFAEQMYQQW from the coding sequence ATGTTTCAATTGAAACCACAACTGATAAGTATCTTAGGGATAATATTCCTGAGTTTCTGCATATTCAATTGTTCTAATGCAAAATTAGAACCTGGTCAAATTGTAGACCAACACGGGAAAACAATCATTTTGATTCCTGAACCCGGACCGGAAGCCACCATTCAGAAAGAAATCAAAAGCCCAATTTCTCTTTTGTTAGCTGATGGAAAACTAAATGTATCAGGTTGGTCTAGATATCCTAATTTTCAAATCGAAGAATCTCGTATCAAAGTAGACCCCAAACGATATAAAAGATGGGAACATTATACTTTTTACAATGAAAAATTTGGTGGAGCGGTTACTGTTACAGACATTGGTAATTTGGCAATGGGTAGCATTGAACTTTTAGATTTTTCCACAGGAAAAATTATTTTTTCAAAAACGGAGCTAGTAAGACCAGGAGAGATTTTTTTTCCAACCAATACAACTGATCCAATTGAATTCAAAAAAGGAGATCAGTTCATTCGGATTACGAAACAAAAAGGAAAAAGACTCATTGAATACTCTATCGTTGGTGACTCGAAATCTGAAGTAATTTTAGGTAATTTGGAATTAGAAGAAAAAGCTCCAGAAGCACTGGCTGTTATTACTCCATTTTCGGAATCTACATTTTTTTATGAATATAAAATGCCTAGTTTTCTTTGCAAAGGTTCTATCCAATACAACAAAACAACGTATGAATTTGATAACAAAAGTTATGCGGTTTTGGATTGGGGTCGGGGAACTTGGCCTGAAAAAAACAAATGGTTATGGGCGGCAGGTGCTGGCCTTGTTCACGGGGAATTACTCAGTTTAAATTTGGGTTATGGATTTGGAACTCCCACAGACGCCACAGAGAATGGAATTGTATACAAGGGAAAGGTTCATAAATTAGATAAAGTTACTTGGAAATATGATGTAACTGACTATAAAAAACCTTGGAAATTCATTAGCAATGAAGGTCGTCTTGAATTAGAATTTACACCGTTATATCTCTTACATTCGGACATTGACTTAATGGGAATGGTCGGATTCTTAAAACAATTGTACCAAAATTTTACTTTTTCAGAAATTTTAGACTTACTAAAAACAGAAGCTTATTTGAATAAAGCATTTGGACATTACAACGGTTATGTGGTTCTTGACAACGGCACAAAATTAGAAGTCAAAGACCTTGCTGGTTTTGCAGAACAAATGTACCAGCAGTGGTAA